CGTCGAACACCTTGTCGGCGACAGCAATCACACACTGCATCATCCCTGTGACACGGGGGCGTCAGTGGGGGGCTGCCCCGCGCCCCCGGCCACACCGGGACGTTCCCACCAGCCCCTTACAGGCGCCTTCCGAGTCAGCACACGGCCCTCGCGGCGACGCGGCAGCCTGTCTCTGCTCTCCCACTAAAACGCAAACAGCGCCCAGGCCGTGCGCTGCTTCTCTCTGCTGCctcgactccagtattcctgcgtgGTCTTGTCCCTTTTCTTACGTTAGGTTCGCTTCACTAGGGCTTTGGTGATGGGCACGCTTTGACAGCACAGAGAGGTTCGAGTGTGGTCCTGCTGGGACGGTGAACCTCGGGTCCATGCATAGCACCCAGGGGCCTGCAAGTCCTCATGTCTCACACACACTCGTGTCCTGAAAGCTCCCAGGAAAGGAGGACGCGGCCTTAAACCAGGTGTGGCCCACAGATCCTACTGCTGGAGGTGTGTGGGAGCCGCTGGGTCTGCTCAGGAGTGGCAGGCCTGCTGCAGCACGCAGGATGCCCCAGGGAGAGGCAGGTGCCCCACGGCGAGCTGTCTGCTCTTGGCTGACTAGCCCCGCTAACCGCTGCTCGTGAGACGTCTCTGCCCATCAGCTGCAGGGCACCCTTCCTACCTGGTCACTGGCACCAGGGGTGGCCCTACACAGGTGCCCGACCTCTCCCTGGACCCCGTGGCTCTTTCCTGGTCTCCCTCTTTCCTGATCGCACGAGAGGAGCACCTACAGTCGCTAATTTACAAACACTTGGAAGAAacgggcttccctgtagctcagttggttaagaatctgcctgcaatgcaggagacccgggtttgatccctggttcaagaagatcccctagagaaggaaatggcaacccattccagtcctctCGCCGGgaaaatccccagggacagaggagcctggcgggctacagtccgtggagtcgccaCCACCCGTGGAGGAACAGTTAGCCGCTGCCCACACAGGCACACGGGGACACGCGCACACCACCTCCTCCAAGACGCTGTCCTGGTGTGCTTTCCCTTTTCTAAGCAAGACAGCAGGGACGTATCCACGTGTGGGTTCTGTACCCTGGCCTTGGTCCTCTCAGCAGCAGTGTTGAGAAGCAAGATCGCGCCTCAGCCACGCGCCGCCCAGCACATCCCTGCTCCCAGGGGCCCGGGCCACGTGCTATGCTCATGTTTCTGAGGCGGCATGCAGCAGCGCGGAGCTGCCTTCTCCAAGCACACAGGGAGCACACTCCGTCTATACCACTAAACCCCAACGCACCTCAGAGGCCCGCCGTGCCGACTTACCGGACTTGTCTTTCTGGATCGCTTTGTCCTCAAAGTAGCAGAACATCACCTGGAAGCGGTCGGGGTCGGTGGAGCGCAGGACCCTGCGGGACGGCCCGGGTGAGCGCACAGCTCAGGCCCAGCAGCCGCAGCGCCGCCCGGATGGGCGAGGCCGTGAGCATGGCTGCCCCTTCTGGGGCCTTGAGGGCCATGTGTAGGGCTGGCGGCTGCTCCGGCGGCAGTTCAGCGGCCTGGCCCCAAGCGGAGGTGGCCGCCCGGAGCCCGGGGGCATCGGGGGCTCAGGAAGCAGGCGCACACGGAAGAGCGGGAGCCTGGGCTGGCGCCTCTAAGGACGCTGATACGCCAGGAGGAGCGGCACAGCCCGAGCCGGGACGGTGTGCGCAGGGCCAGCCCGCGTACCTCATGTACTCCAGCCGGTAGACGGACAGCAGGTAGGTGGACATGGCGAAGTCCAGCTTGCCGATGAGAGTGGACACCTCGGGGGCCGGGTCCAGAAGGTTGACGATGGTGCTGCGCAGCTCGCTCAGCTCGGCCTGTGGGCGGCGGGGCTGCGTGGGTGCAGGTGGCCCCATCCCCGAAACCGGCCCCATAGACACGCAGGACCAGCCCTCTCATCCCCAGGAGCTTCCCGAAACCCCGCCTGGAGCGCCGTGCTTGGCAGGGAGGCATCCTTACGGGCGTGACTGTGTCGTTCTTCATGGCTGAATTGTACTGGAGGACGGACCGCAGGGGCTCTCTGCTGGGGAAGGTGAGCAGCGGCGACTTGGTGGCAATCTCACAGACGCCCTCGTACCACTCCTCCGGCCAGAGTCCTGCAGGACGGGGAGGGCTGAGGCGCCACCTGGCTCGGGAGGCGCCCCACTGGGGCCCATGCTGACAGCGGCTCTAGCCGTGGGCCCCTTGCCTGAGCCCGTCTCAGGATGGGAATAGAAACAAGTCTGTTTCCTAAGTGAGGCAGGGCCCCCGAAGGCACGTGGTGTCCCAGAACCCTAAAGCACGTCCCCACTGTAGAGGCAGCAGCCACACCGGCCGCCCTGCGTGTGCACACGCCCTGCCAGGCCCCTGGGCCTCACTCTGCACTGTCCCCGGGGCCCTACCTGAACCCTCCACGGCAAAGCCCATCAGCACCGAGTACAGCCAAAAGTCCCGGAAGAGCTTCTGCAGTCTCGGCTTCGGCTCCTTGATGGGCGGCAGCCGCCGGGTGAGCTGGCGGAGCAGAGGCAGAGAAGGGGGCTGTCTGCACATGGAGCTGAGCCCTACGGACGCGAGCCTGTGACCCGCCCTCCAGGCCTCCTCTCAGAGGAGCAGCCACCTGGCCCAGGAGGGGAAGGCCGGACCAGCGGCCCCCAGCAGGCTCCCTGGAAACCCTCCCGTGCCCTCGAGTGCAGGCAGGCTTTGTGCTGGGAGGGCCAGCCCCGCTTCACCACCAGGAAGCAGGCGGCAGCAGCCCCAGGACCTCGGCCAGGTGTTTACAGGTGGGCAGCGTGCCTGCAGGAGCACCAGGCCCGAGGCGGGGGtgcggggttgggggcagggaggcgCAGGGACCATGGGCAGAACCCAGCGCATGAAGCAGGTAACAACAGGTGAGCCTCTCGGGACTGgactccccgcccccgcccccgtggCAGCATTCCGCTGTGTGTGctcgcgcgtgcgtgtgtgtgttggggggctcAGGTATGGACAATGGTAAACGCACACAGCACCTGGCAGACGCGTAGACCCTCCTGAGCTTCTGGGAGAGGCCACGCCCCCACACGGTGCTAACTAACCCACCGCAAGCGGGTCTCCCCGGCCCAAACGTGCACTACGACCTATAAGCACCGAGTACGTGCCAGGTGGTGGCCAGGAATAGGGTGATGCCCACCGCTGTGGGGGGATGGCAAGATGGGCCCCTTCACCCACTGTGGGTAGGATGATAATCAATACAACTCTTCTTGGAAAGTGAGTCCAAAATAGGCACCATAAACGAGACACCCTGGGGCTTCCTGGCAGTCCACGGTTATGACTGGACTCGCACTGCCAGGGGCCCGAGTTAAGCCCCTGGTCGGGGACGAAGACCCTGCAAGCTGTGCAGCACAACCCAAACAAACGGAACCCCACAAACCAGACCCAGAGGCGCCCAGGACCGACGGCCCCTGCCAATGCCCCGAGAACCTCCGGAGACCGGAACCCCACAAAGCAGACCCAGAGGCGACCAGGGCCCGGAGCCTCGGTGCGGCCCTGCTTCCCTGCGACACAGGGGAGTTGGGCTGGGTGCCCAGAAGGGACCAGGGCCGGCATGCAGGCCTGGGCCAGGGTCTCCTTGTGGCCCCCTCGGCCGAGAACTGAGGTCGGCATGCACGGTGGTGGGAGCCCACATCCAGGGTAGCGTCCGAGCCACCCCCATGACACAACCCAGCTCTGGCCACAGGGTCCTGAGGGCTCGTCCACAAGGAGACAGACGGGCCTCCAAATGTGGAGTCGCAGCTGCTGGGCGGTGACCGGGCACACAGCGGGGCTTTGTGCTGACGAGGCTGGGGGGCGGTGTTTCATCTGCAATCTGTGTACTTTGGAAGACTGCGACTGCAGTCCAGCACCAAAGGTCGCGGGAGCGCGCGGCCGACCTTGGCCGATTCTGCCCCTGCAGAGCCACTTTGCACCAGCGGCACAGAGGTGAGTGAGTAGGTCTCCAACCTTTCTGCGGGTAAGGTGGGTGACGGGCTTGTTTCTCTGTCTGGCAACACCTTCCCATAGTCCCTACCGCTGTTTTCGGAATGgaagggtcttctgtccattttgcCCGCCCGTGAGGAGGGTCTGCACAAGCTTAAGGACCTGAACTGGGGACAGGGCTGGTGGGAGGGGGCATCCTGGTTCTGGGGTGTCACAATTGGTTCAGGAaaatgtgtctatgtgtgtgtcacacgtgtgcacacacacatgcagacagacCTGGCGAGCCTGGGGACAGGGCCCGGGGGTGGCGAGCCTGGGGACAGGGCCCAGGGGTGGCGAGCCTGGGGACAAAGGCCCGGAGGTGGCGAGCCTGGGGACACGGGCCTGGGGGtattctgtgctgagtctgaagTCCCATCCACTTTAAGAGCGTCCTCAGCTGTCAGCCACGCTCCTCCTGGGCCGGGGGACAGCAGCCAGGAGGGACAAGGGCCACGAGGGCCGGGCTCTGCTCCGTGCAGCCAGCATGAGGCGGCGCCACAGAACAGGCCCAGAAAAGCAAGCTGTCACATGGTTCACCTTGCGAAGGCACTGCTTCTCTTCAAACATAATACCCTGGATTTAAACACAACCAAGCGATAATTCTGAAGCATCTTACTTAACTCCTATGATGCTGAATGGCAAGACGACAGGGAGATGTACCTTCCAGGTCCCTAGCTTTTATCCACAGGACGCGAGGTCTCAGCAGATACACCCTGCTCCCTCTGACGAGGGCGTAATGAGCGTGACAGGCTTGTCAGCGTGGAACACGCAAGAGGACACGGAACGCTCCCACTTGTGCTGAGTGCACATGGGCAGACACGGACACCTTCGCCTCCACCTCCCTGTCGGCTCTCACTGCCTGCTCCTGAACCCTCGATTACAACAGAGGGGTCAAAGTCGGGAGCCACGCGCCTGTCCCTCTCCAAACGTGGTGCTCCGGGCGTGCGGCTGGCCGCAATCACAGGGCTGAGGGCCAAGCGCTGGACACTGCGGAGGGGCCATGACCCTGGGTCCGGTTGAGCCCCCGGCCCAGCGCAGGCGGGACCCGCAGGCTGGCACCCAGCACGGAGCTCCCGGCCTGGCCCCGAGCACAGGCAGAGGCTCGGGCGGGACTCACGGAGCTCCAGGGGCCTCCGTGCACTGAGCCCGTCCTCAGGCCCAACCAGCCCAGCTCCACCTCACAGGAGCCCACGGTGCTCTCCCAGCCTGGGTGGGGAACAGAAGTCCTGGTCCCCAGAGGCCCAGCAGACGGCTGCACACCCACACACTGAACAAGACACGCCACCGCAGGGGACTGAAGGGACACTGGATGCTGTCCCCCTCCTGGGAACCGGGCACGTCGACAGCCACGCTCTCCCGGGGGGCAGTGCCCAGCCAGGGAGGCGGGCACGCGGGGGAGGGGTGGCAGGCAGACAACCCCCCGGGGCACCCTGCTCCCATGGAGGAAGCCCCTCAGGCCTCTGGTAGGCGCTTCTAACAGCACCCCCACACCGTGACCCAGAGCACTATGGGGATCCTGGTGGAGACGGGGCCCTCCCACAGCAGCGGGCAGTGACTGGCAGATGCAAGAATGGTCACCCCTCACCCCCCGGGGCTGAGAGCAGCCCGGGCCGACCCCTGCACCGCAGACACGGCCCAGGTCACGCAGATTAGACCCCGCTGACTCCCAGCACAGgtggcccccagccccctgccagcACCGTCCTCGTGAGCCCTCCGCACTGCAAGCGGGCCCCCGGCCGACTGGGGGACACTGCGGTGCCTCCAGGGCCCCGGGTGTCACTCGAAAAATTGACCCAGAACTCAGTACACGAGTGAAAAGGAAACTCCCTGGGTCCCCAGGCCCCAGGGTTTTGCCCACTTTTCCACCAGGAGTTCTGAGCGGTGCCCCTCACGAGGCCCCACGGAACGTCAGGCGTGTCTGTCTTCTACCGGATCCCAGCGTGTCTGGGGACGGGCACCCGGGGCCCCTCTGGTGTGGGGGGCTCCCAGGCCGTTCTCACGCGTCTGCTCTCCCCCAGCTCCAGCTCCTCTGGGATGTGGTGCCCGCTGCGCCCGCTCCTGCTGGCCCTCCTCCTTGCATCTGCGTGCAGGACCCTTGGCCCGCGGGGGCGGCGTGATGACGGTGGGGGTGAGCCCGAGTCTGCGGAGCCCCAGTGGGGGCGGCTGAAGGGCAGCAACGTGAGCAGGCCCCTGCCACCCGCCGCCTTCCACGAGGAGAACACGGTCACCACCGAGTGGGCCACGgacggggaggaggaggaggactacCTGGACCTGAGCCAGATCTTCGGGGAGGACGGCGACGACTACGGAGACGTCGTGGACGCGGACCCCCCCCCACGCCCCGGGGCGGGCGCCGGCAGCGTGCTCCGGCTCTTCCCCGGCAAGAGCCGCGTGCAGCGGCTCAACCTCCTCAACGCGCAGTTCGCCTTCGACCTGTACCGGGCGCAGGCGGCACGGGCTGGCACGGCCGACAACATCTTCCTGGCGCCCGTGGGCGTGTCGGCCGCCATGGCCATGCTCTCCCTGGGCCTGGCGGGCGACACCCACCAGGAGGTGCACGCGGCCCTGCGCTTCGCCGAGTTCGTCAACGCCAGCACCACCTACGAGCTGGGCACCGTCCACAACCTGTTCCGGAAGCTGACCCACCGCCTCTTCCGCAGGGACTTCGGGTACACGCTGCGCTCTGTCAGTGACCTCTACGTGCAGAAGCAGCTCCCGGTCCGGGACGACTTCAAGGCCAAGGTCCGGGAGTACTACTTCGCCGAGGTCCGGGCGGCCGACTTCTCCGATCCGGCCTTCCTCGCCCACACGAACCGGCACGTGGCCCGGCTCACCA
This is a stretch of genomic DNA from Budorcas taxicolor isolate Tak-1 chromosome 17, Takin1.1, whole genome shotgun sequence. It encodes these proteins:
- the SERPIND1 gene encoding heparin cofactor 2, with translation MWSRSCWAVTGHTAGLCADEAGGRCFICNLCTLEDCDCSPAPKVAGARGRPWPILPLQSHFAPAAQSSSSSGMWCPLRPLLLALLLASACRTLGPRGRRDDGGGEPESAEPQWGRLKGSNVSRPLPPAAFHEENTVTTEWATDGEEEEDYLDLSQIFGEDGDDYGDVVDADPPPRPGAGAGSVLRLFPGKSRVQRLNLLNAQFAFDLYRAQAARAGTADNIFLAPVGVSAAMAMLSLGLAGDTHQEVHAALRFAEFVNASTTYELGTVHNLFRKLTHRLFRRDFGYTLRSVSDLYVQKQLPVRDDFKAKVREYYFAEVRAADFSDPAFLAHTNRHVARLTKGLVRDALQDVDPATQMLLLNCLYFKGSWVNKFPVEMTHKHSFRLNEREVVKVPMMHTKGAFLAASDQELGCDVLRLDYVGGVSMLVVVPHKLSGMKTLEGQLTPQAVERWQRSMTNRTREVLLPKFKLEKDYDLVGALRALGVTALFDKHSNTTGITGQRIVIDLFKHQGTITVNEEGTQAAAVTTVGFMPLSAQVRFSVDRPFLFLVYEHRTSCLLFLGRVANPTRP